Within Anaerolineae bacterium, the genomic segment CCCGATACCCCTCTGGCAAACGCAAATCCTCACGGATGATACGGCGCGGGCCGCCGTCGCGGCTGGTGGACCAGTTCTTGGGCGGCTGAATCTCTAGCAGCCGGTCGAGCATCCCCAGCGCGGTCATCCGCTCCCAGATCAGATGCCAGGCGCAAGGGATATCTGAGCTGACCTCACACTTGCCGTTTTGCGAGCCACCGCACGGCCCATTGAGCAGTTGCTTGGAGCAGCGGGCGATGGGGCAGATCCCGCCGGTGCGATCTAGGATACAGTCACCGCACGCCTGACAGCGCTCCTCCCATACCCCCTGCTCGACAGGCAACCCCATGAACTTGGTATTGAGCGCCGGCAGCACCCGGATATTCGGGAACCGCTCGGCCAGGGTCTGCACGCCAACACCGCACCCCAGCGAGAGGATGGCATCATAGCTATCCAGCCGGCTTCGCAGCGGGTCTATGTATTCCCACTCGCATTGCCGCTGAACGGTCACCTCGTCAATGTCCACGCCGTGGCCGTCTAGCCGGGTAGCCATGCGCAGCGCCGAGGCCAGGATGCCTACCTCTTTTTCTCCGCCAGCGAAGCAGACGGTGACGCACGTACCGCACCCAACGGCCAGCACCCGCTGATAGCCCTCCACCATCGCTTTAATCTCGGCCAACGGCTTCTGTTCCGCAACGATCATTCCTTCCCTCCTCGACCTAACGGGTTCGGCCCCAGTTCCCGAACCCGCTCGACCATCTCACGGGCGACCTCGGCGAAGCGCGCGCCCATCGCCGACGACAGATGGACCATGCGGGCGCGCTCGTCACCCAGCCCGATCTGATCGAGCAAACGATGAACGTACTCTATCCGTTGTCGAGCGTACAGATTACCTTCCAGGTAATGGCATTCCCCGGGCAGTCAGCCGGCCACTATCACGCCGTCTGCGCCATCCTCGAAGGCCCGCAATACGTGCAGCACATCGAGCCGCCCCGTACATGGCAACTCGAACACTTTGACGGCCGACGGGTACTCCAACCGCAGTCCGCCAGCCAAATCTGCCGCTGCGTAAGCGCAATGACGGCAGCAAAAGGCCAAGATCTGAGGTTGCCAATCAGCCCTTGCCTGGGAAAAGCCGTTGCCACCTGTCATACTACTTGCTCCTCCACCAGCTTACCAAGCCACTCTTCGGGCTTTTCCGCCGTGAAAAGGGCGTCTACTTTGGCCAGTACCTGAGCGTCGGTATAGTGCATCAGTTGGATTGCTCGCGCTGGGCAGGCTGCGGCACACAATCCGCAGCCCCGGCAGAGGGCCGTCTCGATCTGCGCTGCGCCCAGGAGGTTGCCCACACCCCTCAGATTGGACACGATGCGCGGCGCGTGGTATGGGCAGGTGCGCACGCAGGTCAGGCAGCCCGCACAGCGCCACGAGTCCACTACGGCCACGCGCCCGCCCACGGTGATGGTATCCCGGGCCAGGATCGTGGCCGCCCGCGCCGCTGCTGCCTTTGCCTGGACGAGGCTCTCATCCAGTAGCTTGGGGTAGTGGGCCAGTCCGGCCATAAAGAAACCATCCGAGGAGAAATCCACTGGCCGCAGCTTGACATGTGCCTCTAAGAAGAAGCCATCTAGGTCCAACGGCACTTTGAGCCGGCTGCTGAGCTCGTGAACTCCCTCAGGTGGGATTACAGGGGTGCTCAGCACCAGCAGATCGGGCTGAAGCTCCATCTCGAGTCCCAGCGTCTCCTCCCACACTCGAACGCTCAGCTCCCCATCCCCATATTTCACCTGCGGCTTGCGATCGAAATCATAGCGGATAAAGCGGACGCCGGCCCGCCGCGCTTCAGTGTATAGCCGCTCTTTGAAACCGTAGGTGCGGATGTCACGGTAGAGCACCGCGACCTCGGCAGTCGGACGGAGACGCTTAAAGAGCAGGGCGTTCTTAAGCGCCACCGTGCAACAGATGCGGCCGCAATATCTCTCTGCCGGGCCGACGCACAGGATCATGACCACCGAGTCGGGCAATGAGTGAACCGGGGATGAGGCGATAAGTTCTGAGGAGGCTTCTTTCCTCGTCGCCTTATCGCCTTGTTGCCTTACCGCCTCCTCCGCCAGCAGCGCTTCAAACTCCTGTTGGGTGAGGATGCGCGGATCACTGCCATATCCGTACTCACTCCCCCGGTACTCCACGCCGCCCGTGGCCACGATCGTCACGCCATGGCGGACCTCCACCGGAGACGGGTGATCCCCATCAGGCAAAATGGGATCAGATGTCCGGGCCAAGACAGAGGTGAAATCGCCCACGACACCGCTGATAGCCATCACCTCGGTCCCTAGATGCACCGTGATCCGCGGGTGGGTCTCGACGCGATGGATCAAATCGGCCAGAAAAGCTTGAGCGGAACCGCTCGAACTGATATTCGCTTCTGACCTCCCGTCTCCGCCGTCGCGCCCCAGCCCCAGATCGTCTAGCGTGTAGTACAGCCGGCGCAGATTGCCGCCAAGCATCTGGCTGCGCTCTACCAGGTGCACCGGGAACCCCTGATCTGCCAGCGAAAGGGCGGCCGTCATCCCCGCTGCGCCGCCGCCAATCACCAGCGCCGCCTTCTCCACGGGCATCGCCGTGGTGTACAGGGGTTGCAGCTGGGCCGCGCGGGCGACGGCCATACGGACCAGGTCCTTTGCCTTTTCCGTCGCGGCGTCCCAATCGCGGTGGACCCAGGAGCACTGGTTGCGGATGTTGGCCATCTCGAACAGGTAGGGGTTAAGCCCTGCCGCCCGCAGACAACTCTGGAAGAGCGCCTCGTGGGTCAGCGGCGTGCAAGAGGCCACCACCACCCGGTTAGCTCCCAGCTCGCGGATCTTCTCGGTGATGTGAGCGATGCTGTCCTGCGAGCACGTGTACAAATTATGCTCGGCATGGACCACGTAGGGCAACGACCGTGCATATTCGGTCACGGCCGGCACGTCGAGGAAGCCGGCGATATTCGAGCCACAATGGCAGACGAAGACCGCGATGCGGGGCTCCTCGCCGGAGACATCGCGCTCCGGTGGATATTCAGGTTGGCGCGCCAAGCTGCCGCGCGCGGCGGCTAACAGCTCGCCGACGGCAGCAGCGGCACCGCTGGCCTCCACCACCGACTCCGGGATGTCCTTCGGCTCGCGGAAAGGTCCAACGGCGAAGATGCCCGGCCGGCTCGTCTGTAATGGCTCGAACGGCCGCGTCCGGCAAAAGCCGTGCTCATCGAGCTCAATCCCCAACCTCGACCCTAGCTCACGCACGCTCTCCGGGATCTCCATGCCGACGGAGAGCACTACTAGGTCAAATTCCTCCTCAATGAGGGACGAGGGACGAGCAGCAAAGGGGAAGCTGGTCAGTAGCTGCCCTCCATTTCGTTGCTTTACCGACTCGTCCACGTACCTCAGGATCAAATTCTTCGTAACCGGGTCTTCTTTGACGGACGAGATCCGACAGCGCGTGTAACGGATGCCATACCTCTCCTTTGCCCGGCGGTAGTACTCCTCATAGCCCTTGCCGAAGGCGCGCATGTCCATCAGGAAGATATGCACCTCGGTATCGGGTTCATGTTCGATGGCCATCATGGCCTGCTTGGTGGCGTACATGCAACACACGGCCGAACAGTAGTCATGCGCCTGGTCACGGGAACCTACGCACTGCAGAAAGGCGATCTTCTTCGGGGTTTTGCCATCCGAAGGCCGGCGCACGTGGCCCATCGTCGGGCCAGAGGCGCTCAACAGCCGCTCGAACTGAAGCGAGGTGACGACGTTCGGGTAGCGGCCCCAGCCGTATTCCTCGGCCTGCTCTGCCCAGTAGGCCCGGTAGCCGGGGGCCAGGATGACCGCTCCTACCTTCAGCTCGCGCACCTGCTCGACCATGTCGTGGTCTATCGCCTTTACGCCGCACTGATACCAGCAGCTCAGGCACTCGGAGCAGATGCCGCAGGCCAGGCAACGCGCGGCCTCCGCCTGAGCCTGCTCGGGGGTGTATCCCTTCTCCACCTCGGCGAACCCCCTGACCCGATCTTCCACTGGCAACATCGGCATCGGCACCCGCGGGGTGATCCGGATCTCGCCGCGTTGGATCCGCTCTTGCAGTTCCGCCTGGGTTAGCTTCACCACCGGCAGCTCGGGACGGGGCTTCGGCTCCAGGGCCTCCCCGCGCAGATAGCGGTGTATGGACTCAGCGGCCTTATGGCCACTGGCGACCGCCTCGATGACGAAGGCGGTGCCGCTCACGCTGTCGCCAGCGGCGAAGACGCCCGGCCGGGTGGCGGCGAAGGTGTTCGGGTTGACGGCGATGGTCCGCCGCGGCGTCAGCCCGACGCCGGCGTCAGGCGGGATGAAGGCCAAGCCCGCGCGCTGGCCAACGGAGAAGATCACCACATCGGCGGGCAACACGTGCTCGGAACCCTTCACCGCCTCCACCGACAGCCGTCCTTGGTCATCGAACTCGAAGTGCGCCACGCGCTGGCACTCCACGCCGGCCACTCGTCCGTTACCATCGTCTACGATACGCAGGAATGTGCGATCGTTGTGGATGACGATCCCCTCTTCCAGCGCGGCTTGGACCTCCCAGGGGTGGGCCGGCATTTTCTCCCGGCTCTCCAGGCAGGCCATGTGTACCTCGGCCGCCCCTAGGCGGACGGCTGTGCGGGCCACGTCTATCGCCACGTTGCCTCCACCGAGCACCAGCACCCGCTTGCCTTGGATCATCGCCCGTGGATCTGTGACGCCCTGGGCTGTCCCATGATCGGACCCCTTGTCTCTCAGCTCGGCCAACCGTACGTCCCGCAGGAACTGGGTATTAACCAG encodes:
- a CDS encoding methylenetetrahydrofolate reductase C-terminal domain-containing protein, with the protein product MIVAEQKPLAEIKAMVEGYQRVLAVGCGTCVTVCFAGGEKEVGILASALRMATRLDGHGVDIDEVTVQRQCEWEYIDPLRSRLDSYDAILSLGCGVGVQTLAERFPNIRVLPALNTKFMGLPVEQGVWEERCQACGDCILDRTGGICPIARCSKQLLNGPCGGSQNGKCEVSSDIPCAWHLIWERMTALGMLDRLLEIQPPKNWSTSRDGGPRRIIREDLRLPEGYRDH
- a CDS encoding hydrogenase iron-sulfur subunit translates to MTGGNGFSQARADWQPQILAFCCRHCAYAAADLAGGLRLEYPSAVKVFELPCTGRLDVLHVLRAFEDGADGVIVAGULPGECHYLEGNLYARQRIEYVHRLLDQIGLGDERARMVHLSSAMGARFAEVAREMVERVRELGPNPLGRGGKE
- a CDS encoding FAD-dependent oxidoreductase; amino-acid sequence: MAGNGCETNGRIIGAVMVVGGGIAGMQAALDLAEAGYKVYLVERQSAIGGHMAQLDKTFPTNDCAMCTISPRLVETGRHLNIEILTNSEVVSLQGTAGDFTVTVRTHPRYIDVAKCTGCGECADVCPVVIPGRFDEGLRQQRAAYKLYPQAIPNAYAIEKRGIAPCRDACPAHQRAQGYIALIREGRFEDALRVIKEDNPFPGICGRICNHRCEDACNRGKVDEPVNIHALKRFVTDMVYSKPRVPPQPIPKRYTERVAIIGAGPCGLTAAQDLCKLGYPVTVFEALPVAGGMLRVGVPEYRLPSWIVDREVQDIIDLGVELRLNTTVTNLDDLFNEGFQAVLIAVGAHEGVRLPIPGNNLEGVLVNTQFLRDVRLAELRDKGSDHGTAQGVTDPRAMIQGKRVLVLGGGNVAIDVARTAVRLGAAEVHMACLESREKMPAHPWEVQAALEEGIVIHNDRTFLRIVDDGNGRVAGVECQRVAHFEFDDQGRLSVEAVKGSEHVLPADVVIFSVGQRAGLAFIPPDAGVGLTPRRTIAVNPNTFAATRPGVFAAGDSVSGTAFVIEAVASGHKAAESIHRYLRGEALEPKPRPELPVVKLTQAELQERIQRGEIRITPRVPMPMLPVEDRVRGFAEVEKGYTPEQAQAEAARCLACGICSECLSCWYQCGVKAIDHDMVEQVRELKVGAVILAPGYRAYWAEQAEEYGWGRYPNVVTSLQFERLLSASGPTMGHVRRPSDGKTPKKIAFLQCVGSRDQAHDYCSAVCCMYATKQAMMAIEHEPDTEVHIFLMDMRAFGKGYEEYYRRAKERYGIRYTRCRISSVKEDPVTKNLILRYVDESVKQRNGGQLLTSFPFAARPSSLIEEEFDLVVLSVGMEIPESVRELGSRLGIELDEHGFCRTRPFEPLQTSRPGIFAVGPFREPKDIPESVVEASGAAAAVGELLAAARGSLARQPEYPPERDVSGEEPRIAVFVCHCGSNIAGFLDVPAVTEYARSLPYVVHAEHNLYTCSQDSIAHITEKIRELGANRVVVASCTPLTHEALFQSCLRAAGLNPYLFEMANIRNQCSWVHRDWDAATEKAKDLVRMAVARAAQLQPLYTTAMPVEKAALVIGGGAAGMTAALSLADQGFPVHLVERSQMLGGNLRRLYYTLDDLGLGRDGGDGRSEANISSSGSAQAFLADLIHRVETHPRITVHLGTEVMAISGVVGDFTSVLARTSDPILPDGDHPSPVEVRHGVTIVATGGVEYRGSEYGYGSDPRILTQQEFEALLAEEAVRQQGDKATRKEASSELIASSPVHSLPDSVVMILCVGPAERYCGRICCTVALKNALLFKRLRPTAEVAVLYRDIRTYGFKERLYTEARRAGVRFIRYDFDRKPQVKYGDGELSVRVWEETLGLEMELQPDLLVLSTPVIPPEGVHELSSRLKVPLDLDGFFLEAHVKLRPVDFSSDGFFMAGLAHYPKLLDESLVQAKAAAARAATILARDTITVGGRVAVVDSWRCAGCLTCVRTCPYHAPRIVSNLRGVGNLLGAAQIETALCRGCGLCAAACPARAIQLMHYTDAQVLAKVDALFTAEKPEEWLGKLVEEQVV